A region from the Desulfitobacterium dehalogenans ATCC 51507 genome encodes:
- a CDS encoding DUF4365 domain-containing protein, with product MYMTEQHIKEQLSKAYANAIAANAGMIFRDYGNMDYGLDGKFSDVDVYRDNKDRCRYSETGYGIEFQLKATVNIVARSGTVYYDLEMKNYLDLIRTDIGTQRILIIYSLPKERDKWLEINDDGAVLHRCAWWCSLRGKPHESNRTKVRIEIPERQLFTSEELKRLIKLVKGGDIL from the coding sequence ATGTATATGACAGAGCAACATATAAAGGAGCAATTAAGCAAAGCATATGCGAATGCAATTGCCGCTAACGCAGGGATGATTTTCAGGGATTACGGAAATATGGACTATGGGCTAGATGGAAAATTTTCGGATGTTGATGTTTATCGTGATAATAAAGATCGTTGTCGGTATAGTGAAACCGGATATGGCATAGAATTTCAACTCAAAGCAACAGTAAATATTGTGGCCAGAAGTGGGACGGTATACTATGATCTAGAAATGAAAAATTATCTCGACTTAATTCGCACTGATATTGGTACTCAAAGAATTTTGATTATCTATTCTTTACCAAAAGAACGAGATAAGTGGTTAGAAATCAATGATGATGGTGCGGTATTACATAGATGTGCATGGTGGTGCTCATTACGCGGAAAACCGCATGAAAGTAATAGAACAAAAGTTAGAATTGAGATACCTGAAAGACAATTGTTTACTTCTGAAGAACTAAAAAGATTGATAAAACTCGTAAAAGGAGGGGATATTCTATGA
- a CDS encoding toll/interleukin-1 receptor domain-containing protein, translating to MPKKKIYFSYSWEEKENKKWIIRLKNDLSNEGLEIIFDQDELDKGTINIDRFISDNMNDADFIIIVITPSYINKSNIKNDGNGNRKRSWVEIENDYIIKRKHNNSKSLIPIIMKKKESNLPDNISGLTYYDMSNENLYKEELQKIRNIIHSEKVKTDIPLITREHPISNLIENIDILFNYQDNPPQVSAVVQYGEASLYLEQNQVLSLFIMVSKNNTCKTEDTSDTKVLSTEYFALPIRQNQYTEVLIKIEQGVNEYLKRVINYEALFEVDKFELLDESYSYKLLSVQRSYWNMLISVANQFDWDNGKTEWNIFQRNNYYIHVFSPIISYNKRYNSGEHAIYRVKKNEDINNDIVDIYVSVRDIIGFSQIEISERKSWGIRKAYNWLKEEFIPFVCLKKNLIVNDVIYRDFCKSEEDVFSQMQYFYMCSKAYVNYDEIIILRNALCFCLRKQYPKEDFNYIISKLGLSGINLQREPFEISESVIENLYNDKFISKIEKNHNNCSLADDILRCIKVFTDDLSRYKLNDFEMSYIIRISNSLIEKMHKVEMLEKYKDKKY from the coding sequence ATGCCAAAAAAGAAAATATATTTTAGTTATAGTTGGGAAGAGAAAGAGAATAAAAAATGGATAATCCGCTTAAAAAATGACTTAAGCAATGAAGGTTTAGAGATAATTTTTGATCAAGATGAATTAGATAAAGGGACGATTAACATAGATCGTTTCATATCAGATAATATGAATGATGCAGATTTTATTATTATTGTCATAACTCCTTCATACATAAACAAATCAAATATTAAAAATGATGGAAATGGAAATAGAAAAAGGAGTTGGGTGGAAATTGAAAACGACTATATTATAAAAAGGAAACATAATAATAGCAAGTCACTTATTCCAATAATTATGAAGAAGAAAGAGAGTAATTTACCAGATAATATTTCAGGATTAACTTATTACGACATGTCGAATGAAAATTTATACAAGGAAGAATTACAGAAAATTAGGAATATAATCCATTCTGAAAAAGTAAAAACCGATATTCCGTTAATCACAAGAGAGCACCCAATATCTAATTTGATTGAGAATATAGATATATTATTTAACTACCAGGATAATCCGCCTCAAGTTAGTGCCGTTGTTCAATATGGTGAAGCAAGTCTCTATTTAGAACAAAATCAGGTATTATCTCTATTTATAATGGTTTCAAAAAACAATACTTGCAAAACTGAAGACACTTCAGATACTAAAGTATTAAGCACTGAGTATTTTGCTCTACCAATAAGACAAAACCAATATACAGAAGTCTTAATTAAAATAGAACAAGGTGTAAACGAATACCTTAAACGAGTAATTAACTATGAAGCATTGTTCGAAGTTGATAAATTTGAACTCTTAGATGAGTCGTATTCCTATAAATTATTAAGTGTACAAAGAAGTTATTGGAATATGTTAATTAGTGTTGCTAATCAATTTGATTGGGATAATGGGAAAACAGAATGGAATATTTTTCAACGTAATAATTATTATATTCATGTGTTTTCACCAATAATTTCATATAATAAAAGATACAATAGTGGAGAACATGCTATATATAGAGTCAAGAAGAATGAAGACATTAATAATGATATAGTAGATATCTACGTAAGTGTTCGCGATATTATAGGATTTTCTCAAATAGAAATTTCAGAACGAAAATCATGGGGGATTCGTAAAGCATATAATTGGTTAAAAGAGGAATTTATACCCTTTGTCTGTTTAAAGAAAAATTTAATAGTCAATGATGTCATCTATAGAGACTTCTGTAAGAGTGAAGAAGATGTGTTTTCACAAATGCAATATTTCTATATGTGTTCAAAGGCGTATGTCAATTATGATGAAATTATTATATTAAGAAATGCATTATGTTTTTGCTTAAGAAAACAATACCCCAAAGAGGACTTCAATTATATTATATCTAAGTTGGGATTAAGTGGAATAAATCTACAAAGAGAACCATTTGAAATTTCTGAGTCAGTAATAGAAAATTTGTATAATGATAAGTTTATCAGCAAGATTGAAAAGAATCATAATAATTGTTCCCTAGCAGATGATATCCTAAGATGTATAAAGGTATTTACTGATGACCTTAGTAGATATAAGTTAAATGATTTTGAAATGAGCTACATTATAAGAATTTCAAATAGTTTAATTGAAAAAATGCACAAAGTGGAAATGTTAGAAAAATATAAAGATAAAAAATATTAA
- a CDS encoding caspase family protein, translating into MKKALIIGIDEYPDARLHGCVNDASAVAELLKTNGDGAPNFDVSLKLNVKTKAELLEMIDGLFSGDAGASLLYFSGHGSEYGHIVTPDYKGKDLGVLMSEVLGYANKSKCKNKIIILDCCFSGKFGESPVMQSNESTLGEGVTIMTASSRDEVAMESNGQGLFTSLFLQGLRGSAADITGKITPAGIYAFIDQSLGAWQQRPVFKTNISHFVSVRDIEPRVPKSILRKLGQYFVSPSDEFKLDPSFEFTNSLEYEHEVVEPYAKQENVNVFKELQLFESVGLVEPVDEEHMYFAAIKSKSCKLTALGLHYWKLSRDTRF; encoded by the coding sequence ATGAAAAAAGCATTGATAATAGGTATCGATGAGTATCCAGATGCACGGTTACATGGATGCGTAAACGATGCTAGTGCAGTTGCAGAGCTCTTAAAAACAAATGGCGATGGTGCACCAAATTTTGACGTTTCGCTAAAGCTTAACGTTAAAACAAAAGCCGAATTATTAGAGATGATAGATGGATTATTTAGTGGCGATGCAGGTGCTTCTTTGTTATACTTTTCGGGACATGGAAGTGAGTACGGCCATATTGTAACACCGGATTATAAAGGTAAAGACTTGGGCGTACTTATGAGTGAGGTTCTAGGGTATGCAAATAAATCAAAATGTAAGAATAAGATAATAATTCTAGACTGCTGTTTTTCTGGGAAATTTGGTGAATCACCAGTTATGCAAAGTAATGAATCTACACTTGGTGAAGGTGTTACAATTATGACAGCTAGCTCAAGAGACGAAGTAGCGATGGAAAGTAATGGACAAGGCCTTTTCACGAGCTTATTTTTACAGGGGTTAAGAGGCAGTGCTGCAGATATAACAGGAAAGATTACACCGGCGGGAATATATGCGTTCATAGATCAATCTCTAGGTGCTTGGCAACAACGTCCGGTTTTCAAAACTAATATTTCACATTTTGTTTCAGTCCGTGACATAGAACCAAGAGTCCCTAAAAGTATTCTGCGTAAATTAGGTCAGTATTTTGTTTCGCCGAGTGATGAATTCAAACTTGATCCTTCATTTGAATTTACAAATAGTCTGGAATATGAACATGAAGTTGTAGAACCTTACGCAAAACAAGAAAATGTAAATGTATTTAAAGAACTTCAGTTATTTGAAAGTGTAGGACTTGTAGAGCCGGTAGATGAAGAACATATGTATTTTGCTGCAATAAAGAGTAAGTCCTGTAAATTGACAGCGCTTGGACTTCACTATTGGAAATTGTCCAGAGATACTAGATTCTAA
- a CDS encoding TIR domain-containing protein: MKVNVFIPHRWNNNDFADISAILDRTKFSIRDYSVPSSSPFDSIDRRFNVDPQIQKQIKYASVVICSNRSANNSGMALDEIKFAISIGKPVVAVKITESTSSSISSLGVPVVAKRKDSLEAWISQNI; this comes from the coding sequence ATGAAAGTTAATGTGTTTATTCCACATCGCTGGAACAATAATGATTTTGCTGATATTAGTGCGATATTGGATCGTACAAAATTCAGTATTAGAGATTATTCTGTGCCAAGTAGTTCGCCATTTGATAGTATTGATAGGAGATTCAATGTTGATCCACAGATTCAGAAGCAAATTAAATACGCTAGTGTTGTTATTTGCTCAAATCGATCGGCCAATAATTCTGGAATGGCCCTTGATGAAATTAAATTTGCAATTAGTATAGGAAAGCCAGTAGTAGCAGTTAAAATTACGGAAAGCACAAGTAGTAGTATTTCAAGTTTAGGTGTACCTGTTGTTGCGAAAAGAAAGGATTCATTGGAAGCATGGATTAGCCAGAATATCTGA
- the hisG gene encoding ATP phosphoribosyltransferase, which translates to MARNFLTIALPKGKLLTDSLEVLTKIGIECQEVSEESRKLVFPLEKAQAQIIICRPTDIPTFVEYGAADVGFVGKDTLLEENKDVVELLDLGFGYCRFVVAMPEEKVSPRLPDGKFDLSELNHQRVATKFPRVAEEFFRKQGMQVLPIKLHGNIELAPRVGLSEMIVDIVSTGTTLRQNKLVEVAPILEATTRLIANRVAYRMKYERINELTEKLRQIL; encoded by the coding sequence TTGGCTCGGAATTTCTTAACCATCGCTCTTCCTAAAGGAAAATTATTGACAGACTCTCTAGAGGTTCTGACAAAGATAGGAATCGAATGTCAAGAGGTCAGCGAAGAGTCGAGGAAATTGGTCTTTCCTTTAGAAAAAGCTCAGGCACAGATCATTATTTGCCGCCCTACGGATATTCCGACTTTTGTGGAATATGGGGCGGCGGATGTAGGCTTTGTAGGTAAGGATACACTCTTGGAAGAAAATAAAGATGTCGTGGAGCTTTTGGATCTTGGCTTTGGCTATTGCCGCTTTGTTGTAGCCATGCCGGAAGAAAAGGTTTCTCCCCGCTTACCGGACGGAAAATTTGATCTGAGTGAGTTAAACCATCAAAGGGTGGCGACCAAGTTCCCCCGGGTAGCTGAAGAATTTTTTCGCAAGCAGGGTATGCAGGTTCTTCCCATCAAGCTTCATGGAAATATCGAACTGGCCCCTCGGGTAGGACTCTCGGAGATGATTGTGGACATTGTTTCCACTGGAACCACACTACGGCAAAATAAGCTGGTTGAAGTCGCTCCCATTCTCGAAGCTACGACGAGATTAATTGCGAATCGCGTCGCTTATCGTATGAAATATGAACGCATTAATGAGCTGACTGAGAAGCTTCGTCAGATTCTTTAG
- the hisD gene encoding histidinol dehydrogenase, whose translation MEIKTLKELDLTTLTRKSYGNDQLLEDKVAEILSEIKKEGDLALYALTEKFDGVDLRGSGLRVQKEELTRAYAQVDEEFLEALRLAKENITSYHEKQKRTSWLDAKEDGSVLGQLLLPLKRVGIYVPGGTAAYPSSVLMNAVPAVVAGVEEIVMVSPPRKDGTLLPEVLVAAAEAGVTEIYKVGGAQAIAALAFGTEGISPVDKITGPGNIYVTLAKKQVFGTVDIDMLAGPSEILILADESAKPEELAADLLSQAEHDPLASSILVSPDRKLLEETVVEVERQLNLLQRQEIARASWEAYGAAILVQDLEEGMDLANQIAPEHFELVVKEPYSWLGRVRNAGAVFLGRFSPEPVGDYFAGPNHVLPTGGTARFYSPLNVDTFTKKVSVISYSEKALRRDGRHITHLARKEGLEAHARAVEARKLW comes from the coding sequence ATGGAGATTAAGACCCTTAAGGAATTGGATTTGACTACTCTAACGCGCAAGTCTTATGGCAATGATCAATTGCTGGAAGATAAGGTAGCCGAGATTCTTTCTGAAATTAAGAAGGAAGGGGATCTTGCTCTCTATGCTTTAACGGAGAAATTCGATGGGGTGGATCTCCGCGGTTCAGGGCTTCGCGTCCAAAAAGAAGAGTTGACCAGGGCATACGCCCAGGTGGATGAGGAATTCCTGGAAGCCCTGCGACTTGCCAAAGAAAATATTACTTCTTATCACGAAAAACAAAAGCGTACTTCATGGCTGGATGCCAAAGAGGATGGAAGTGTCTTAGGGCAGCTTTTACTTCCACTTAAACGGGTTGGTATCTATGTTCCGGGAGGAACCGCCGCTTATCCCTCTTCAGTGCTGATGAATGCAGTACCTGCTGTGGTAGCAGGGGTCGAAGAGATCGTTATGGTCAGTCCTCCGCGAAAGGATGGAACCTTATTGCCTGAAGTCCTGGTAGCTGCTGCGGAAGCCGGAGTCACCGAAATCTATAAGGTAGGAGGGGCTCAAGCCATCGCAGCTTTAGCCTTTGGCACTGAGGGAATCTCCCCTGTGGATAAAATTACCGGCCCCGGAAACATCTACGTCACCCTGGCGAAAAAGCAGGTCTTTGGTACCGTGGATATTGATATGCTGGCCGGCCCCAGTGAGATATTGATTTTAGCCGATGAGTCCGCAAAACCGGAAGAGCTTGCCGCCGATCTTCTTTCCCAAGCCGAACATGACCCGTTAGCTTCGTCCATTTTAGTCTCTCCTGATCGGAAATTGCTGGAGGAGACAGTGGTGGAAGTGGAACGGCAATTAAATCTGCTTCAACGGCAGGAGATCGCCCGAGCCTCTTGGGAGGCCTATGGGGCAGCGATTTTGGTTCAGGATCTGGAAGAGGGAATGGACTTGGCCAACCAAATTGCTCCCGAACACTTTGAGCTGGTGGTTAAGGAGCCCTATAGTTGGTTGGGTCGGGTGAGAAATGCTGGGGCTGTTTTCCTGGGACGCTTCTCGCCGGAACCCGTAGGGGATTATTTTGCCGGTCCCAATCATGTATTACCTACGGGAGGTACTGCCCGTTTTTATTCTCCTTTAAACGTGGATACCTTTACTAAGAAGGTCAGTGTCATAAGTTATTCGGAAAAAGCTTTGCGGCGTGACGGTCGGCACATTACTCATTTAGCTCGTAAAGAAGGACTTGAGGCCCATGCCCGGGCAGTGGAGGCAAGAAAGCTATGGTAG
- the hisC gene encoding histidinol-phosphate transaminase, translated as MVDKMNLEEWIRPSIRALKAYESKSIPDCVRLDANENPLSWPQGMIERLLGSSIAFNRYPDGGAQELKQALSGYTGVPGEGILTGNGSDELIQLLMTTFGGENRAVVVHPPTFSMYGAAARVTGTNVLEVPLLLTEDGRDFRLDVEGILKAAAQSQVHMIVLCNPNNPTGTLFPREEIFRIVAESGKIVVVDEAYGEFSGESVVDQIPHCPNLLVMKTFSKLFAMAALRLGYLLGQPSMIEALNRARQPFNVNSFSQKAGAIALNYVEDFAEQGRTLRAELEKIVEALTAFASVKVFATRANFVLFQPEDPDRVYQELIEKGFLIRNMGNLPLVGKALRFSVGLPEDNERLMKALREILK; from the coding sequence ATGGTAGATAAAATGAACCTTGAAGAATGGATCCGACCATCCATACGAGCATTAAAAGCCTATGAAAGCAAGTCCATCCCCGACTGTGTACGCTTGGACGCCAATGAAAATCCTTTGTCTTGGCCTCAAGGAATGATTGAGCGATTATTGGGTTCATCCATTGCCTTTAATCGCTACCCTGATGGAGGAGCTCAAGAACTCAAGCAAGCCCTTTCCGGTTATACAGGAGTACCTGGTGAGGGAATATTAACGGGAAATGGCTCTGACGAGCTGATCCAGCTGCTCATGACGACTTTTGGAGGAGAGAATCGGGCCGTCGTTGTTCATCCGCCCACATTTAGTATGTATGGAGCAGCGGCCAGGGTGACCGGAACTAATGTTCTTGAAGTTCCTCTTCTCCTCACAGAAGATGGGCGGGATTTCCGTCTGGATGTGGAAGGGATACTTAAGGCAGCGGCCCAGTCTCAGGTACATATGATTGTACTCTGCAATCCCAATAATCCAACGGGAACCCTATTCCCTCGGGAAGAGATATTCAGGATTGTGGCAGAATCAGGGAAGATCGTCGTTGTGGATGAAGCCTACGGAGAATTTTCCGGGGAGAGTGTCGTGGATCAGATTCCTCACTGCCCCAATCTCTTAGTGATGAAGACCTTTTCCAAGCTGTTTGCCATGGCTGCTCTCAGGTTGGGTTACCTTCTGGGGCAACCCTCAATGATCGAAGCATTGAACCGGGCTCGTCAACCTTTTAATGTGAATAGCTTTAGTCAAAAGGCGGGAGCCATTGCTCTGAATTATGTTGAGGACTTTGCTGAGCAAGGTCGGACTCTGAGAGCTGAGCTGGAGAAGATCGTTGAGGCACTGACCGCTTTTGCTTCGGTAAAGGTTTTTGCAACCCGGGCTAATTTCGTTCTTTTTCAGCCCGAGGATCCGGACCGGGTCTATCAGGAATTGATCGAGAAGGGGTTTCTGATCCGCAATATGGGGAATCTGCCGTTGGTGGGCAAGGCCTTGCGGTTTAGCGTCGGTTTGCCTGAAGATAATGAGAGACTTATGAAAGCACTTCGGGAGATTCTAAAATAA
- the hisB gene encoding imidazoleglycerol-phosphate dehydratase HisB — translation MREARIERQTKETKILVKLNLDGAGEAQVNTGIGFFDHMLEALARFGYLDLEIAAQGDLQVDPHHTIEDCGIVFGQAIREALGERRGIERIGDTLLPMDEALVQIALDISNRPYLVWDVDCPDGMVGEFPVEMAEEFFRAVSVQAGITLHIRLFSGKNRHHILEAIFKGFGRALGLALRENPRFQGVLSTKGVL, via the coding sequence ATGCGTGAAGCACGAATTGAACGTCAGACCAAAGAAACCAAAATTCTGGTTAAGTTAAACCTTGATGGAGCCGGAGAAGCTCAGGTCAATACGGGTATCGGCTTCTTTGATCATATGCTTGAGGCCCTGGCCCGGTTTGGCTATCTTGACCTGGAAATAGCTGCCCAAGGGGATTTGCAGGTGGATCCTCATCATACTATAGAAGACTGTGGTATCGTTTTCGGGCAGGCAATACGAGAAGCCTTAGGAGAGCGTCGTGGAATTGAGCGGATTGGAGATACTCTTCTTCCCATGGATGAAGCACTGGTTCAGATTGCTTTGGATATCTCCAATCGTCCCTATCTGGTCTGGGATGTGGATTGCCCCGATGGGATGGTGGGAGAATTCCCTGTGGAAATGGCGGAGGAGTTTTTTCGGGCGGTGTCCGTCCAGGCAGGGATAACCTTGCATATTCGACTGTTCTCCGGCAAGAATCGCCATCATATTCTGGAGGCGATCTTCAAAGGCTTCGGTCGTGCACTAGGCTTGGCTCTTCGTGAGAATCCCCGGTTCCAAGGAGTTTTGTCGACAAAGGGAGTGCTTTAA
- the hisH gene encoding imidazole glycerol phosphate synthase subunit HisH, producing the protein MIGIIDYGRGNLRSVEKALLKLGYSAKVLESPDELMDTKGIILPGVGAFADAMAALEEKGWIEPLIRYACSGKPFLGICLGMQVLFEVGEEHGEHKGLGLLPGRVVRFPVGRKVPHMGWNTLHQEKPCRLLQGIPDEPFFYFVHSYYVLSEEQEILAGTSDYGVPFPALVGRDTVWGAQFHPEKSSPWGLKLLENFGKWVNEDATISGH; encoded by the coding sequence ATGATAGGAATTATCGATTATGGCCGTGGAAATTTGCGCAGTGTAGAAAAGGCTCTCTTAAAATTAGGATATTCGGCTAAGGTTCTGGAATCTCCAGATGAACTGATGGATACGAAAGGTATCATTCTGCCGGGAGTGGGCGCATTTGCCGATGCCATGGCGGCTCTTGAAGAAAAAGGATGGATTGAGCCTTTAATTCGCTATGCCTGTTCAGGAAAGCCCTTTTTGGGGATTTGTCTCGGTATGCAAGTGCTTTTTGAGGTTGGGGAAGAGCATGGGGAACATAAGGGATTAGGATTGCTCCCCGGGAGAGTAGTGAGGTTCCCTGTGGGGCGAAAGGTTCCTCATATGGGATGGAATACACTTCATCAGGAAAAGCCTTGCCGCCTTCTTCAGGGGATTCCGGACGAACCCTTTTTTTATTTTGTTCATTCTTATTATGTTTTGAGTGAAGAGCAGGAGATTCTCGCGGGGACGAGTGACTATGGAGTACCTTTTCCCGCTCTCGTGGGAAGAGATACGGTTTGGGGGGCACAATTCCACCCTGAGAAATCCAGTCCTTGGGGGCTTAAATTATTGGAGAACTTCGGAAAGTGGGTGAATGAGGATGCGACTATTTCCGGCCATTGA
- the hisA gene encoding 1-(5-phosphoribosyl)-5-[(5-phosphoribosylamino)methylideneamino]imidazole-4-carboxamide isomerase, producing the protein MRLFPAIDLKEGKAVRLLQGRMEDATVYGDQPLEVARNFKAQGADSLHVVDLDGAFAGKPINDAVILKLIQSSGLRVQVGGGIRTLERIEELLELGVERVILGTVAVRHPELIQKAAERFGEAIVVGIDAKDGLVAVQGWAEKTEIRALDLALKMKEIGVKHLVFTDISRDGMLQGPNIQSTAELARLSGLQVVASGGISRVEDLILLQREADKGASIEGAIVGKALYTGAFSLADALRVVRHSGEAVDKDHKGEG; encoded by the coding sequence ATGCGACTATTTCCGGCCATTGATCTTAAAGAGGGGAAAGCTGTCCGCCTGCTCCAGGGGAGGATGGAGGATGCTACCGTATATGGGGATCAGCCGCTAGAAGTGGCTCGGAATTTTAAGGCTCAGGGAGCTGATTCTCTCCACGTTGTGGATTTGGACGGTGCCTTCGCCGGCAAACCTATAAATGATGCTGTGATACTTAAGCTTATTCAATCCTCCGGGCTGCGGGTACAGGTGGGAGGAGGAATTCGAACGCTTGAGAGAATAGAGGAGCTCCTGGAGTTAGGGGTTGAAAGGGTCATCCTCGGTACAGTGGCTGTGCGCCATCCCGAACTGATACAAAAAGCAGCGGAACGCTTTGGGGAAGCCATCGTGGTGGGAATTGACGCGAAGGATGGCCTGGTAGCGGTACAGGGCTGGGCGGAAAAGACGGAGATAAGGGCCCTGGATTTGGCTTTGAAAATGAAGGAGATCGGGGTGAAGCATCTGGTGTTTACGGATATCTCCCGTGACGGGATGCTTCAAGGTCCCAACATTCAAAGCACGGCTGAATTGGCCCGGTTAAGCGGCCTGCAGGTGGTTGCCTCGGGAGGGATTTCCCGGGTGGAAGATCTCATATTACTCCAAAGGGAGGCAGATAAAGGTGCCTCCATTGAGGGTGCAATCGTGGGCAAGGCACTCTATACAGGTGCCTTCTCCCTGGCTGATGCCCTTAGGGTTGTTCGTCATAGTGGAGAGGCCGTAGATAAGGACCACAAGGGGGAAGGTTGA
- the hisF gene encoding imidazole glycerol phosphate synthase subunit HisF gives MLGKRIIPCLDVHEGRVVKGTNFVNLRDAGDPVELAALYDQEGADELVFLDISASAEGRETMVELVRRTAEQVFIPFTIGGGLRTVEDIRKVLRAGADKVSLNTSAVQTPGLIEEGAHAFGSQCIVVAVDARQTRPGAWEVYIHGGRTPTGKDVLEWVKEVERLGAGEILLTSMDRDGTKNGYDLDLTRAVSRATSLPVIASGGAGTLEHLAEGLTIGEADAVLAASIFHYQEYSIAEAKAYLEARGIPVRKA, from the coding sequence ATGTTAGGGAAACGGATTATACCTTGTCTGGATGTTCATGAAGGTCGCGTGGTCAAAGGGACAAATTTTGTCAATCTTCGCGATGCCGGAGATCCTGTGGAGTTGGCGGCTCTTTATGATCAGGAGGGAGCCGATGAATTGGTGTTTCTCGATATCTCCGCATCAGCTGAAGGCCGGGAAACCATGGTTGAACTGGTCCGCAGAACGGCGGAACAAGTATTTATTCCTTTTACCATAGGTGGAGGACTGCGAACCGTTGAGGACATTCGTAAGGTGCTAAGGGCTGGGGCAGATAAGGTCTCTCTGAATACATCGGCTGTCCAGACCCCTGGACTGATCGAAGAGGGAGCCCATGCTTTTGGCAGCCAATGCATCGTCGTCGCTGTCGATGCCCGGCAGACTCGTCCGGGAGCATGGGAGGTTTATATCCATGGGGGACGGACTCCCACGGGGAAGGATGTTTTGGAGTGGGTTAAGGAAGTGGAGCGCTTAGGTGCGGGTGAAATACTGCTGACGTCCATGGATCGGGATGGGACGAAAAATGGATATGATTTGGACCTTACCCGTGCCGTAAGCAGAGCAACTTCTCTGCCAGTCATTGCCAGTGGCGGTGCAGGAACGCTGGAGCATCTGGCTGAAGGACTAACGATAGGAGAAGCGGATGCGGTTCTGGCAGCTTCGATTTTTCATTATCAGGAGTATAGCATTGCAGAGGCTAAAGCTTATCTGGAGGCGCGGGGCATTCCGGTGAGGAAGGCTTAG
- the hisIE gene encoding bifunctional phosphoribosyl-AMP cyclohydrolase/phosphoribosyl-ATP diphosphatase HisIE, producing MNTYNPKESQAQVPQGIRWNAEGLIPAIVQDVDTKEVLMLAYMNEEALRLTLQEGRAWYFSRSRQSLWLKGESSGNTQEVMDHRFDCDRDTILLIVKQKGVACHEDFYSCFHYGIQGGDYVTLGRPKEVPLISLGRTMELLAEVIHSRNIERPEGAYTTYLFDKGLDKILKKIGEESAETIIAAKNSSAEEIRYEVSDLIYHVLVMLEERGVSLKDIAQELLSRRK from the coding sequence ATGAATACATATAATCCTAAAGAGTCACAGGCTCAGGTCCCCCAAGGGATACGCTGGAATGCCGAGGGTTTAATTCCTGCCATCGTGCAGGATGTGGATACAAAAGAAGTCCTGATGCTGGCTTATATGAATGAAGAAGCACTCAGACTTACTCTTCAGGAGGGAAGGGCTTGGTATTTCAGTCGAAGCCGTCAATCCCTATGGCTGAAAGGGGAAAGTTCAGGCAATACCCAAGAGGTTATGGATCACCGTTTTGATTGCGATCGGGACACTATTCTGCTGATAGTAAAGCAGAAGGGGGTAGCCTGTCATGAGGATTTTTATTCCTGTTTTCATTATGGGATCCAGGGAGGAGACTATGTAACTCTTGGACGACCTAAAGAAGTTCCTTTAATTTCCTTAGGAAGGACTATGGAGTTATTGGCAGAGGTCATTCACTCACGGAATATAGAACGTCCGGAAGGAGCCTATACAACCTATCTGTTTGACAAGGGGCTGGACAAGATCCTCAAAAAGATTGGGGAGGAAAGCGCGGAGACAATTATTGCTGCTAAAAATAGTTCGGCTGAGGAGATTCGTTATGAAGTCTCAGACCTCATTTATCACGTGCTGGTAATGTTGGAAGAACGGGGAGTAAGTTTAAAGGATATCGCCCAAGAGCTGCTCTCACGAAGAAAATAG